One region of Quercus lobata isolate SW786 chromosome 2, ValleyOak3.0 Primary Assembly, whole genome shotgun sequence genomic DNA includes:
- the LOC115974025 gene encoding endochitinase-like: MSSLLSLKCDSHETTGGWASALDGPYAWAYRFVTENNEQTYCTSTSCPCASGKQYYGRGLIQLTHNYNYGQAGKAIGADLINNPDLVATDPTISFKTAIWFCMTPQANNPSSYDVIIGNWRPSAADTSTSRVLGYGVITNIINGGLECGHGSDNRVADRIGFYKRYCDILGISYGNNFFFFFFKFIESAMGTT, encoded by the exons ATGTCTTCCCTCCTCTCATTGAAG tgcgaTTCTCATGAGACCACAG GAGGGTGGGCAAGTGCACTAGATGGCCCATATGCATGGGCATATCGTTTTGTTACGGAAAATAATGAGCAAACCTATTGTACCTCAACATCTTGTCCATGTGCTTCTGGAAAACAATATTATGGCCGGGGACTTATCCAACTCACTCA CAACTACAATTATGGGCAAGCAGGTAAAGCCATTGGAGCTGATCTCATAAACAATCCTGATCTTGTAGCCACAGACCCCACCATATCGTTCAAGACAGCCATATGGTTTTGTATGACCCCGCAAGCAAACAATCCATCCAGCTACGATGTCATCATTGGAAATTGGAGACCCTCTGCTGCTGACACATCAACTAGTCGAGTTCTGGGCTATGGTGTAATCACCAACATTATCAATGGTGGCCTTGAATGTGGCCATGGCTCTGATAATAGGGTGGCTGATAGGATTGGGTTCTATAAAAGGTATTGTGACATACTGGGAATAAGCTATGggaacaacttttttttttttttttttaaatttatagaaTCAGCTATGGGAACAACTTAG